A part of Numenius arquata chromosome 2, bNumArq3.hap1.1, whole genome shotgun sequence genomic DNA contains:
- the FAM89A gene encoding protein FAM89A, producing the protein MSGPGLLGPGGGAGLPPLPKSLSGLLNSSSSGGGGQGGRWRDLERLYAQKSRIQDELSGGGRGSPRPPKPPNLDAALALLRKEMVGLRQLDMSLLCQLYSLYESIQEYKGACQADSNADCTYALENGFFDEEEEYF; encoded by the exons ATGAGCGGGCCGGGGCTGCTGGGGCCCGGTGGCGGCGCGGGGCTGCCGCCGCTGCCCAAGAGCCTGAGCGGGCTGCTgaactcctcctcctccggcggcggcggccagggCGGGCGCTGGCGGGACCTGGAGCGGCTCTACGCGCAGAAGTCCCGCATCCAGGACGAGctgagcggcggcggccggggctcgCCGCGGCCGCCCAAGCCTCCCAACCTGGACGCGGCGCTGGCCCTGCTCCGCAAGGAGATG GTTGGCCTTCGGCAGCTAGATATGTCATTACTGTGTCAGCTGTACTCCCTGTATGAATCGATTCAAGAATATAAAGGTGCCTGCCAAGCTGACTCTAACGCAGACTGCACATACGCTCTGGAAAATGGGTTTTTTGATGAAGAGGAGGAATACTTCTAG